A part of Actinomycetota bacterium genomic DNA contains:
- a CDS encoding 50S ribosomal protein L10 yields the protein MEEIRKRFLDNRFVFLTDFTGLTVEEINRLRQVLRTRGADYRVLKNTLTLLAIKETEFEPLERLLVGPIGAAFGADDPVAVARELVAFARENPKLEIKGGFLDGRVLAAEEARAIATLPPREILLARLTGSFKSPLYRLHGVLSGPYRKLVYALQAVADTKSQAA from the coding sequence GTGGAGGAGATTCGCAAGAGGTTCCTCGACAACCGGTTCGTTTTTCTCACCGATTTCACCGGCTTGACGGTGGAGGAGATAAACCGGTTGCGGCAGGTGCTGCGCACGAGGGGTGCCGATTACCGGGTGCTCAAGAACACCCTCACGCTGCTTGCCATAAAGGAAACCGAATTCGAGCCACTGGAGAGACTCCTGGTGGGGCCGATCGGCGCAGCTTTCGGGGCGGATGACCCCGTCGCCGTCGCCAGGGAGCTGGTGGCCTTCGCGCGGGAGAACCCGAAACTGGAGATCAAGGGAGGGTTCCTCGACGGCAGGGTGCTCGCGGCCGAGGAGGCACGCGCCATCGCCACCCTGCCGCCGCGCGAAATCTTGCTGGCAAGGCTAACGGGTTCCTTCAAGAGCCCCCTGTATCGACTGCACGGGGTGCTCTCGGGACCTTATCGTAAGCTCGTTTACGCGCTGCAGGCGGTGGCTGACACGAAGTCGCAGGCCGCATGA
- the rplK gene encoding 50S ribosomal protein L11 has protein sequence MAKKVIAKIKLQIPAGQANPAPPVGPALGQHGVNIMAFCQAYNAQTQSQAGTIIPVEITVYEDRSFTFITKTPPAAVLLKQKAGLEKGSPEPNVQKVARLTRRQVREIAEQKMADLNTTDVEAAMRTIEGTARSMGIVVTE, from the coding sequence ATGGCCAAGAAGGTCATCGCGAAGATAAAGCTGCAGATACCGGCCGGCCAGGCCAACCCGGCGCCGCCGGTGGGACCGGCCCTGGGCCAGCACGGCGTCAACATCATGGCGTTCTGCCAGGCGTATAACGCGCAGACCCAGTCGCAGGCGGGGACCATCATCCCGGTGGAGATAACCGTCTACGAGGACCGCAGCTTCACCTTCATCACCAAGACCCCCCCGGCGGCGGTGCTCTTGAAGCAGAAGGCGGGCCTGGAAAAGGGTTCGCCGGAGCCCAACGTGCAGAAGGTCGCCCGCCTGACGCGCAGGCAGGTACGCGAGATCGCGGAGCAGAAGATGGCCGATCTCAACACCACCGACGTGGAGGCGGCGATGCGCACCATCGAGGGAACCGCCCGCAGCATGGGCATCGTGGTGACGGAGTGA
- the fusA gene encoding elongation factor G, with product MKVKTTGRVERPTLQEVRFPLEKVRNIGIISHIDAGKTTTTERILFYTGKTYKMGEVHEGSTVMDWMVQEQERGITITSAATTCYWRDHKINIIDTPGHVDFTVEVERSLRVLDGAITILDGVAGVEPQTETVWRQADHYGVPRICYVNKMDRPGADFFGSLEMLEEKFDTRPVAVQVPIGQEGGFAGCVDLVRMQALVYRDELGTEWEWVEIPEELAETAFLYRHALLEACAHHDDEMLEKYLEAEELVTEEDIRRALRRGTLECELVPVFCGASFRNKGVQPLLDGVVDYLPSPLDVPPVEGVQMGKDKKEIRRASDDEPFAALAFKVVSDPYVGKLVYIRVYSGTLKVGSTVLNSTRRRKERVGRLLQMHANHREDRETVFTGDIIAAVGLKETYTGDTLCSAHRPILLESMAFPEPVISVAIEPRTKADQDRLSEAMERIAEEDPTFRVKLDPETGQTIISGMGELHLEIIVDRLLREFGVGANVGRPQVSYRETVSGHAREVEGKFIRQTGGRGQYGHVVIDLDPLPRGEGFAFESRVTGNAVPRDFIPAVEQGVRGALEFGVLAGYPVVDVKVTLKGGSYHEVDSSELAFKAAASMAFQEALRRADPILLEPIMEVRISVSEEYLGDVISDINARRGKVEGMETRGKQQSIVALIPLAETFGYATDLRSLSQGRATHHMQFSHYSEVPHNLAAEIIRRIRGE from the coding sequence ATGAAGGTAAAGACGACGGGAAGAGTGGAGAGACCGACCTTGCAGGAAGTGAGGTTTCCTCTCGAGAAGGTGCGCAACATCGGCATCATCTCCCACATAGATGCCGGCAAGACCACCACCACGGAGAGGATACTCTTCTATACCGGCAAGACCTACAAGATGGGCGAGGTGCACGAGGGGTCAACGGTGATGGACTGGATGGTGCAGGAGCAGGAAAGGGGCATCACCATCACCAGCGCCGCCACCACCTGCTACTGGAGGGACCATAAAATAAATATTATAGATACTCCCGGCCACGTGGACTTCACCGTAGAGGTCGAACGCTCTCTCCGCGTTCTCGACGGGGCCATCACCATCCTGGACGGGGTGGCCGGCGTGGAGCCGCAGACGGAGACGGTGTGGAGGCAGGCCGACCATTACGGCGTGCCGCGCATCTGTTACGTGAACAAGATGGACAGGCCGGGCGCCGACTTCTTCGGCAGCCTGGAGATGCTCGAGGAGAAGTTCGATACCAGGCCGGTGGCGGTGCAGGTACCCATAGGGCAGGAAGGGGGGTTCGCGGGGTGCGTGGACCTCGTCCGCATGCAGGCCCTTGTCTACCGGGATGAGCTGGGAACCGAGTGGGAGTGGGTGGAGATCCCGGAGGAACTGGCGGAAACGGCCTTCCTGTACCGCCACGCCCTCCTGGAAGCCTGCGCCCACCACGACGACGAGATGCTGGAGAAATACCTCGAGGCGGAGGAGCTGGTCACGGAGGAGGACATCCGACGCGCCCTGCGCAGGGGGACCCTCGAGTGCGAACTGGTGCCGGTGTTCTGCGGCGCTTCCTTCCGCAACAAGGGGGTGCAGCCGCTGCTGGACGGGGTGGTGGATTACCTTCCCTCGCCCCTCGACGTGCCCCCCGTGGAGGGGGTACAGATGGGCAAGGACAAGAAGGAGATCAGGCGGGCCTCGGACGACGAGCCCTTCGCTGCCCTGGCGTTCAAGGTGGTTTCCGATCCCTACGTGGGGAAGCTCGTCTATATCCGCGTCTATTCCGGGACCCTCAAGGTGGGGTCCACGGTGCTGAACAGCACCCGTCGCCGGAAGGAACGCGTGGGAAGGCTTCTCCAGATGCACGCCAACCACCGGGAGGACAGGGAGACGGTCTTCACCGGGGACATCATCGCGGCCGTGGGCTTGAAGGAGACCTACACCGGGGACACCCTCTGCTCCGCCCACAGGCCCATCCTCCTCGAGTCCATGGCCTTCCCGGAGCCCGTGATAAGCGTGGCCATCGAGCCCAGGACCAAGGCGGACCAGGACCGCCTGAGCGAGGCCATGGAGAGGATAGCCGAGGAGGATCCCACCTTCCGGGTGAAGCTGGACCCGGAGACCGGGCAGACCATCATCTCGGGCATGGGGGAGCTGCACCTGGAGATCATCGTGGACCGGCTGCTGCGGGAGTTCGGGGTGGGCGCCAACGTGGGGCGGCCGCAGGTGTCTTACCGCGAGACGGTTTCGGGCCATGCGCGGGAAGTGGAGGGCAAGTTCATACGGCAGACGGGCGGGCGGGGGCAGTACGGGCACGTGGTCATCGACCTCGACCCCCTGCCTCGCGGCGAGGGCTTCGCCTTCGAGAGCAGGGTCACCGGAAACGCCGTCCCCAGGGACTTCATCCCAGCCGTGGAGCAGGGGGTGAGGGGGGCCCTCGAATTCGGCGTCCTCGCCGGTTACCCGGTGGTGGACGTGAAAGTGACCCTCAAGGGGGGTTCGTATCACGAGGTGGATTCCTCCGAGCTGGCCTTCAAGGCGGCGGCCTCGATGGCCTTCCAGGAGGCCCTGCGCCGGGCCGACCCCATACTCCTGGAACCCATCATGGAGGTGCGTATCAGCGTCAGCGAGGAATACCTCGGGGACGTCATCTCGGATATCAACGCGCGGCGCGGCAAGGTGGAGGGCATGGAGACGAGGGGAAAGCAGCAGTCCATAGTCGCCCTCATCCCCCTGGCGGAGACCTTCGGCTACGCCACGGACCTGCGTTCCCTGAGCCAGGGAAGGGCCACTCACCACATGCAGTTCTCCCATTACAGCGAGGTGCCGCACAACCTGGCCGCGGAGATCATTAGGAGGATAAGGGGGGAATGA
- a CDS encoding 30S ribosomal protein S12: MPTINQLVRKGRQEKRKKTKTPALQGCPQRRGVCTQVKTTTPKKPNSALRKIARVRLTNGIEVTTYIPGIGHNLQEHSIVLVRGGRVKDLPGVRYKIIRGTLDAAGVSDRKQARSRYGTKKKATL; this comes from the coding sequence TTGCCGACCATCAACCAGTTGGTCCGCAAGGGCCGGCAGGAGAAGAGGAAGAAGACGAAGACCCCGGCCCTGCAGGGTTGCCCGCAACGCCGGGGCGTCTGCACGCAGGTGAAGACCACCACTCCCAAGAAGCCCAACTCCGCCCTGCGCAAGATCGCCAGGGTGAGGTTGACCAACGGGATCGAGGTGACCACCTACATCCCCGGCATCGGACACAACCTCCAGGAGCACTCCATAGTGCTGGTGAGGGGAGGCAGGGTGAAGGACCTGCCCGGGGTGCGCTACAAGATCATCCGCGGCACCCTCGACGCCGCCGGGGTCTCTGACCGCAAGCAGGCCAGGTCGCGTTACGGGACCAAGAAGAAGGCGACACTGTAA
- the rplL gene encoding 50S ribosomal protein L7/L12 translates to MSKEDILEAIDSMTVLELNELVKALEEKYGVTAAAPVAVAAVGAGAPAAGEGPAEEAEKTEFDVVLLAAGDRKVQVIKAVKEITGMGLKEAKALVDESPKPVKEKVSRDEAERVAEMLRDAGAQVEIK, encoded by the coding sequence ATCAGCAAGGAGGACATCCTGGAGGCCATCGACTCCATGACCGTGCTCGAGCTCAACGAGCTGGTAAAGGCCCTGGAGGAGAAGTACGGCGTCACTGCCGCTGCACCGGTGGCGGTGGCGGCGGTCGGGGCGGGAGCGCCCGCCGCCGGCGAGGGACCCGCGGAAGAGGCGGAGAAGACGGAGTTCGACGTCGTTCTTCTCGCGGCCGGCGACCGCAAGGTGCAGGTCATCAAGGCGGTGAAGGAGATCACGGGTATGGGTCTCAAGGAGGCGAAGGCCCTCGTGGACGAGTCTCCCAAGCCGGTCAAGGAAAAGGTTTCGCGTGACGAGGCGGAGCGCGTGGCTGAGATGCTGCGCGACGCGGGGGCGCAGGTAGAGATAAAGTAA
- the rpmG gene encoding 50S ribosomal protein L33, with protein MRVLVTLACTECKRRNYTTKKNKSNDPDRIELKKYCPWCRAHTLHRETR; from the coding sequence ATGAGGGTTCTGGTCACGCTGGCCTGCACGGAGTGCAAGAGGCGCAACTACACGACGAAGAAGAACAAGAGCAACGATCCCGACCGGATCGAGCTCAAGAAGTACTGCCCGTGGTGCAGGGCGCACACTTTGCACCGGGAAACGCGCTGA
- the secE gene encoding preprotein translocase subunit SecE — translation MPSREMRRMQQKLGMEKKRAQLKKAAGGRKKGGPKKERVTISQFLTEVRAEMKKVTWPTRDEVISYTIVVVVTVVIMGGLVYFADILFTKLVEIFIL, via the coding sequence TTGCCGAGCCGGGAAATGCGCCGCATGCAGCAGAAGCTGGGCATGGAGAAGAAGCGTGCCCAGCTGAAGAAGGCCGCTGGCGGGCGCAAGAAGGGAGGGCCCAAGAAGGAGAGGGTGACCATCTCCCAGTTCCTTACCGAGGTCAGGGCGGAGATGAAGAAGGTGACCTGGCCCACGCGGGACGAGGTCATCTCCTACACCATCGTGGTGGTGGTGACGGTGGTGATCATGGGCGGGCTGGTCTATTTCGCGGACATCCTCTTCACCAAGCTGGTGGAGATATTCATCCTGTGA
- the rpoB gene encoding DNA-directed RNA polymerase subunit beta, which produces MNGGLRVRKNFAKIPEILDVPNLIDIQRKSYEWFRNEGLREVFDDISPIEDYGGNMAVEFGEHKWHEPKHDVDECKEKDMTYSCPLFVTVRFINRETGEIKEQEVFMGEFPLMTDKGTFIINGTERVVVSQLVRSPGVYFSKELDKATDKELYFAKIIPSRGAWLEFETDKRDVIGVRIDRKRRQPATVLLRAMGYEDEDQILSLFDGSPLIEATLERDHTSNREEALMDIYRKLRPGEPPTADSAFSLLENLFFNRKRYDLARVGRYKLNKKLGLDVPLSVTVLTFEDIVETIRYLLRIMPGDIEEVDDIDHFGNRRVRSVGELIQNQVRIGLSRMERVVKERMTTQDAEAITPQNLINIRPVVAAIKEFFGSSQLSQFMDQTNPLAGLTHKRRLSALGPGGLSRERAGFEVRDVHPSHYGRMCPIETPEGPNIGLIGSLATFARVNEFGFIETPYRRVVKGRVTDEIVYLTADEEEKYVIAQANAPIDKRGRFLSPTILCRTKEAVKAVHPEEVDYMDVSPRQIVSVATALIPFLEHDDANRALMGSNMQRQAVPLLRSEAPLIGTGMEYRAAKDTGDVLCARAAGIVTYVDANRIEIKRKDGTVDVYKVAKFRRSNQGTCVNQKPIVDEGDRVEEGQVIADGPCTDHGELALGRNLLVAFMPWEGYNYEDAIIVSERMVYDDVLSSIHIEEHETDARDTKLGPEEITRDIPNVSEDMLKDLDERGIIRVGAEVSPGDILVGKVTPKGETELTAEERLLRAIFGEKAREVRNTSLKVPHGESGKVIDVKVFSRDAGDELQPGVNEMVRVYVAQVRKISDGDKLAGRHGNKGVISKILPVEDMPFLADGTPVDIVLNPLGVPSRMNIGQILETHLGWAAHEGWPKKGKNKADGPVYVATPVFDGAREGEIEEALREAGLPEDGKAIVYDGITGEPFHQPITVGYIYMMKLLHLVDDKIHARSTGPYSLVTQQPLGGKAQFGGQRFGEMEVWALEAYGSAYTLQELLTVKSDDVMGRVKVYEAIVKGENIPEPGIPESFKVLVKEMQALCLDVEVLSETGEEIEIKETDEDLLRTAEDLGIDLRTASAALLSTRSEEELFEERPEEF; this is translated from the coding sequence GTGAACGGTGGATTGCGGGTGCGCAAGAACTTCGCCAAGATACCCGAAATACTCGATGTACCCAACCTGATCGACATCCAGAGGAAATCCTACGAGTGGTTCCGCAACGAGGGGCTGCGGGAGGTCTTCGACGACATCTCCCCCATTGAGGACTACGGCGGCAACATGGCCGTGGAGTTCGGAGAGCACAAGTGGCATGAGCCCAAGCACGACGTGGACGAGTGCAAGGAAAAGGACATGACCTACTCCTGCCCCCTCTTCGTCACCGTGCGCTTCATCAACCGCGAAACGGGCGAGATAAAGGAGCAGGAGGTCTTCATGGGGGAGTTCCCCCTAATGACGGACAAGGGCACCTTCATCATCAACGGAACGGAAAGGGTGGTGGTCTCGCAGCTGGTCCGCTCCCCCGGCGTTTACTTCAGCAAGGAGCTGGACAAGGCTACGGACAAGGAGCTCTACTTCGCCAAGATCATCCCCTCCCGCGGCGCATGGCTGGAGTTCGAGACCGACAAGCGCGACGTCATCGGGGTGAGGATCGACCGCAAGCGCCGTCAGCCCGCAACCGTGCTCCTGCGCGCCATGGGGTACGAGGACGAGGACCAGATACTCTCCCTCTTCGACGGCTCCCCCCTGATAGAGGCCACCCTGGAGAGGGACCATACCTCCAACCGCGAGGAAGCCCTCATGGACATATACCGCAAGCTGCGCCCGGGGGAGCCGCCCACCGCGGACTCGGCCTTCAGCCTGCTGGAGAACCTCTTCTTCAACCGCAAGCGTTACGACCTGGCCAGGGTGGGGCGTTACAAGCTCAATAAGAAGCTGGGCCTCGACGTCCCCCTGTCGGTGACCGTGCTCACCTTCGAGGACATCGTCGAGACCATCCGCTACCTCCTGCGCATCATGCCGGGGGACATCGAGGAAGTGGACGACATAGACCATTTCGGCAACCGTCGCGTGCGCTCTGTGGGGGAACTCATCCAGAACCAGGTGAGGATCGGGCTCTCCCGCATGGAGCGGGTGGTGAAGGAGCGCATGACCACCCAGGACGCGGAGGCCATCACCCCGCAGAACCTCATCAACATCCGTCCCGTGGTGGCGGCCATCAAGGAGTTCTTCGGGTCCAGCCAGCTCTCGCAGTTCATGGACCAGACCAACCCCCTGGCGGGCCTCACCCACAAGAGGCGCCTTTCCGCGCTGGGACCCGGGGGCCTGTCGCGGGAGAGGGCCGGCTTCGAGGTGCGTGACGTGCACCCCTCCCACTACGGGCGCATGTGTCCCATCGAGACGCCGGAAGGTCCCAACATCGGGCTCATCGGCTCCCTGGCCACCTTTGCGAGGGTCAACGAGTTCGGCTTTATCGAGACCCCCTATCGCAGGGTGGTGAAGGGAAGGGTCACCGACGAGATAGTCTATCTCACCGCCGACGAGGAGGAGAAGTACGTCATAGCCCAGGCCAACGCGCCCATCGACAAGCGGGGGCGCTTCCTGAGCCCCACCATCCTCTGCCGCACGAAGGAGGCGGTGAAGGCGGTGCACCCGGAAGAGGTGGACTACATGGACGTCTCCCCGCGGCAGATCGTCTCCGTGGCCACCGCCCTCATCCCCTTCCTGGAGCACGATGACGCCAACCGCGCCCTCATGGGCTCCAACATGCAGCGGCAGGCGGTGCCGCTGTTGCGCTCGGAAGCCCCCCTCATCGGGACCGGGATGGAGTACCGGGCCGCCAAGGACACCGGCGACGTGCTCTGCGCGCGTGCGGCTGGGATCGTGACCTACGTGGACGCCAACCGCATCGAGATCAAGCGCAAGGACGGGACGGTGGACGTCTACAAGGTGGCCAAGTTCCGCCGCTCCAACCAGGGGACCTGCGTGAACCAGAAGCCCATCGTGGACGAGGGCGACCGCGTGGAGGAAGGCCAGGTGATAGCCGACGGCCCCTGCACGGACCACGGGGAGCTGGCGCTGGGCAGGAACCTCCTGGTGGCCTTCATGCCCTGGGAGGGCTATAACTACGAGGACGCCATCATCGTCTCCGAGCGCATGGTCTACGACGACGTGCTTTCCTCCATACACATAGAGGAACACGAGACCGACGCCCGCGACACCAAGCTGGGGCCGGAGGAGATCACGCGGGATATACCCAACGTGAGCGAGGACATGCTCAAGGACCTCGACGAGAGGGGAATCATCCGGGTGGGGGCGGAGGTGAGCCCCGGCGATATCCTGGTGGGCAAGGTCACCCCCAAGGGGGAGACGGAACTCACCGCCGAGGAAAGGCTGCTGCGGGCCATCTTCGGCGAGAAGGCCAGGGAGGTGCGCAACACCTCGCTCAAGGTGCCCCACGGCGAATCGGGCAAGGTCATCGACGTCAAGGTGTTCTCGCGGGACGCCGGGGACGAGCTGCAGCCGGGCGTCAACGAGATGGTACGCGTCTACGTGGCGCAGGTGCGCAAGATATCCGACGGGGACAAGCTGGCCGGCCGCCACGGCAACAAGGGGGTCATATCCAAGATCCTCCCCGTGGAGGACATGCCCTTCCTCGCGGACGGCACCCCCGTGGACATCGTGCTCAATCCCCTGGGGGTGCCATCGCGCATGAACATCGGGCAGATACTGGAGACCCACCTGGGTTGGGCCGCCCACGAGGGATGGCCCAAGAAGGGGAAGAACAAGGCGGACGGGCCGGTATACGTGGCCACCCCGGTCTTCGACGGCGCCAGGGAGGGCGAGATCGAGGAGGCCCTGCGGGAAGCCGGCCTTCCCGAGGACGGCAAGGCCATCGTCTACGACGGCATAACCGGGGAGCCCTTCCACCAGCCCATAACCGTGGGATACATCTACATGATGAAGCTGTTGCACCTGGTGGACGACAAGATCCACGCCCGCTCCACGGGGCCCTATTCCCTGGTCACCCAGCAGCCCCTGGGCGGCAAGGCCCAGTTCGGGGGCCAGCGTTTCGGGGAGATGGAGGTCTGGGCCCTGGAGGCCTACGGGTCCGCCTACACCCTGCAGGAGCTGCTCACCGTGAAGTCCGACGACGTCATGGGCAGGGTGAAGGTCTACGAGGCCATCGTCAAGGGGGAGAACATCCCGGAGCCGGGGATACCGGAGTCCTTCAAGGTGCTGGTCAAGGAGATGCAGGCGCTCTGCCTCGACGTTGAGGTGCTCTCCGAGACGGGCGAGGAGATCGAGATCAAGGAGACGGATGAAGACCTCCTGCGCACCGCCGAGGACCTGGGCATAGACCTGCGCACGGCGTCGGCGGCGCTGCTCTCCACCCGCAGCGAGGAAGAGCTCTTCGAGGAGAGGCCCGAGGAGTTCTGA
- the rpsG gene encoding 30S ribosomal protein S7: MPRKGPAPKREIPPDTRYHSVLVEQYIRKVMLDGKKSKAEKIVYGALDILREKTGNDPLVILRKATDNVRPVLEVRSRRVGGASYQVPVEVRPRRSTSLAIRWIVNYARQRREKTMMDRLANELLDAANGVGASIKRKEDLHKMAEANKAFAHYRW, from the coding sequence ATGCCCAGGAAGGGACCGGCACCCAAGAGGGAGATACCACCGGACACCAGGTACCACAGCGTGCTGGTGGAGCAGTATATCCGCAAGGTAATGCTGGACGGCAAGAAGAGCAAGGCGGAGAAGATCGTCTACGGTGCCCTGGATATCCTGCGGGAGAAGACGGGAAACGATCCCCTGGTGATCCTGCGCAAGGCCACCGACAACGTCCGCCCCGTCCTGGAGGTGAGGTCACGGCGGGTGGGGGGAGCGAGCTACCAGGTGCCGGTGGAGGTACGCCCCCGGCGCAGCACCAGCCTGGCCATCCGCTGGATTGTCAACTACGCCCGGCAGCGCAGGGAGAAGACCATGATGGACCGCCTGGCCAACGAGCTGCTGGATGCCGCCAACGGCGTGGGCGCTTCCATAAAGAGAAAAGAGGATCTGCACAAGATGGCGGAGGCCAACAAGGCCTTCGCCCATTACCGCTGGTGA
- the rplA gene encoding 50S ribosomal protein L1, which translates to MKKRSKRYRESLSLYDRQKLYHPAEAVRIVKAMPASRFDETVEVAFRLGVDPRKADQMVRGTVSLPHGTGKEVRVLVIAQGDKAREAEAAGADIVGGPELLDKIKEGWFEFDAMVATPDMMSQVGKLGKLLGPRGLMPNPKAGTVTFEVEKAVKDIKAGKVEYRVDRQGNLHLVLGKKSFDERKLLENYAAVLEEIIRAKPAAAKGRYLKSITFSTSMGPGVRVDPAVVRDILGEEKAAV; encoded by the coding sequence GTGAAGAAGAGAAGCAAGCGCTACCGCGAGTCCCTGTCCCTGTACGACCGCCAGAAGCTCTACCATCCCGCCGAGGCCGTAAGGATCGTCAAGGCCATGCCGGCGAGCCGCTTCGACGAGACGGTGGAGGTGGCCTTCCGCCTCGGCGTGGACCCGCGCAAGGCCGACCAGATGGTGAGGGGCACCGTGAGCCTGCCCCACGGAACGGGCAAGGAGGTGCGGGTGCTGGTCATTGCGCAGGGAGACAAGGCCCGGGAAGCGGAGGCGGCGGGGGCGGACATCGTGGGAGGACCCGAACTGCTGGACAAGATCAAGGAGGGCTGGTTCGAGTTCGACGCCATGGTGGCCACCCCGGACATGATGTCGCAGGTGGGTAAGCTGGGCAAGCTACTGGGGCCCCGCGGACTGATGCCCAACCCCAAGGCGGGGACGGTGACCTTCGAGGTGGAAAAGGCGGTCAAGGATATCAAGGCGGGCAAGGTGGAGTACCGCGTGGACCGCCAGGGCAACCTCCACCTCGTGCTGGGGAAGAAGAGCTTCGATGAGCGCAAGCTACTGGAGAACTACGCCGCCGTGCTGGAGGAGATCATCCGTGCCAAGCCGGCGGCGGCCAAGGGGCGCTACCTCAAGAGCATCACCTTCTCAACCTCCATGGGGCCCGGGGTGAGGGTTGACCCCGCGGTGGTGAGGGACATCCTGGGAGAGGAGAAGGCCGCCGTCTGA
- the nusG gene encoding transcription termination/antitermination protein NusG: MVDAKWYVIHTYSGYENKVKSNLEHRIASLDMEDRIFKVVVPTEDVMEIKGGKKEVVQKKMLPGYILVQMELDDDSWYVVRNTPGVTGFVGSSAKPTPLTEEEALKLLKPPTTEKPRPKTEFEEGMSVRVISGPFADMTGTVAEINIDQSKLKVMVSIFGRETPVELTFDQVSKL, translated from the coding sequence ATGGTGGATGCGAAGTGGTACGTGATACACACGTATTCCGGGTATGAGAACAAGGTGAAGAGCAACCTCGAGCACCGCATAGCCTCCCTGGACATGGAGGACAGGATCTTCAAGGTGGTGGTCCCCACCGAGGATGTCATGGAGATCAAGGGGGGCAAGAAAGAGGTGGTGCAGAAGAAGATGCTCCCCGGCTATATACTGGTCCAGATGGAACTGGACGACGACAGCTGGTACGTGGTGCGCAACACGCCCGGGGTGACCGGGTTCGTGGGCTCGAGCGCCAAGCCCACCCCCCTCACCGAGGAGGAGGCCCTGAAGCTGCTCAAGCCGCCCACGACGGAGAAGCCGCGCCCCAAGACGGAGTTCGAGGAGGGCATGAGCGTGCGCGTGATCTCCGGACCCTTCGCGGACATGACGGGGACCGTCGCGGAGATCAACATCGATCAGAGCAAGCTGAAGGTCATGGTCTCCATCTTCGGCAGGGAGACGCCGGTGGAGCTGACCTTCGACCAGGTGAGCAAGTTGTAA